The following proteins come from a genomic window of Megalopta genalis isolate 19385.01 chromosome 18, iyMegGena1_principal, whole genome shotgun sequence:
- the LOC117228409 gene encoding uncharacterized protein LOC117228409, producing the protein MTSYVFSKMALRNTRLLLFLACLAAPSYGVPVTEESEETTTVKPLNSNLTADPEVQGYLIDDALSGTKTPPIPVLFVDVPLHTETELGSSILLACRTANPVAQCQWSWQPLPPTHLPLPDISESLPSSTTIAASVIQTTTTPTTNPLPVRQFPAFGNNSNDCSVRFSSTKHEQTGYWTCAARTSTNDPFTSTEPAKLSIVNENQGLQMAFAKYDNIVEVPAESSAQIMCQMRSPVRECQWSWRQLNQSQPWNLEVKRFSAFGNDSTDCSIKFKNVLPGQEGYWTCGARVDPNSSFTQSNPIRLLISGVEFVQLSRGIQVAPGESVLLRCLVNKPVVQCAWSWKATNSSQEPLLVKEFSPNKDADHDCSVRFKNILYEEEGLWTCGVRLSPEGIVHGAPPATVSILPTAKVSFVEMPSDTSAPIGTEVSLKCITSSRVEKCTWTWKPLHGDDPEAVAQEFPSNGDLGRDCSLTIPRVYTEKQGQWACQVSISSLNTVLSTPYAKLTVFEQDEVKFSELSQDIQISSGGSVLLRCVTSSMVEQCRWSLTPVNSNTTVVVKQFPAFGTEARDCSVRLSHALAEQEGLWTCGARIRGRQNYTDAPPAKLSLLEPEPVTMAVWAVPHQMVTLACKVETVLSEVQCHWIYASKIHIYQNMSGNRRHNIRMNYGTGLCTLEFKPDQSDLGLWTCKFTVPNEYGDAELGSASVVVLNSLGDERLGWIVGTLTAVILFLMIIVVVLVVCKARLFVWKSTRILETIPPSEKKRISRINEERYSVNPTKTPAVRINDNDLDTQNVSSIDNIIPNRSPHLYEKVTKYRNPSKVYENIQM; encoded by the exons GTGTACCAGTGACAGAGGAGTCTGAGGAGACCACCACAGTTAAGCCTCTCAATAGTAATTTGACTGCTGATCCTGAGGTTCAAGGTTACTTAATAGACGATGCTCTGTCGGGAACGAAGACGCCACCGATTCCAGTGTTATTCGTCGATGTTCCGCTCCATACAGAAACAGAGCTCGGTTCGTCGATACTTCTGGCATGTAGAACCGCTAATCCTGTGGCCCAGTGCCAATGGTCCTGGCAGCCATTACCGCCGACTCATCTGCCGCTACCGGATATCAGTGAAAGTCTGCCAAGCTCGACAA CCATCGCAGCCTCGGTGATTCAGACGACAACTACGCCGACTACCAATCCGTTGCCGGTACGACAATTTCCTGCCTTCGGGAACAATAGCAACGACTGTTCCGTAAGATTCTCGAGTACGAAGCACGAGCAGACCGGATACTGGACCTGCGCTGCAAGAACTTCCACGAATGATCCTTTCACCAGTACAGAACCTGCCAAGCTAAGCATCGTCAATGAGAATCAGG GTCTTCAGATGGCATTTGCAAAATACGATAACATTGTCGAGGTACCGGCAGAATCCTCGGCGCAAATAATGTGTCAGATGAGGTCACCCGTCCGCGAGTGTCAATGGTCCTGGCGGCAGTTAAACCAATCGCAACCGTGGAATCTCGAGGTGAAACGATTCTCAGCTTTTGGTAACGACAGCACAGACTGTAGTATCAAGTTCAAGAATGTATTGCCAGGACAAGAAGGATACTGGACATGCGGCGCCAGGGTCGATCCGAATTCCTCATTCACGCAATCAAATCCCATTCGACTTCTCATATCAGGAG TCGAGTTCGTCCAACTGTCCAGAGGAATTCAAGTAGCACCCGGTGAGTCAGTGCTGCTCAGATGCCTGGTGAACAAGCCAGTGGTTCAATGCGCGTGGTCTTGGAAGGCTACGAATTCCAGCCAAGAACCTTTGTTAGTGAAGGAATTTAGTCCGAACAAAGACGCCGATCACGACTGTTCCGTACGATTTAAAAACATTCTGTACGAAGAAGAGGGCTTATGGACCTGCGGTGTCCGGTTATCGCCCGAAGGAATTGTGCATGGGGCGCCCCCGGCGACCGTCAGCATACTGCCTACAG CGAAAGTTAGCTTCGTTGAAATGCCGTCGGACACTTCTGCGCCGATTGGGACGGAGGTTTCGTTGAAATGCATAACGAGCAGTCGCGTCGAGAAATGTACGTGGACCTGGAAACCGCTTCACGGGGACGATCCAGAAGCCGTGGCACAGGAATTCCCGAGTAATGGCGACCTTGGTAGAGATTGTTCGCTCACCATACCACGCGTGTACACCGAAAAACAGGGTCAGTGGGCTTGCCAGGTGTCGATCAGTTCCCTGAACACAGTACTGTCCACCCCTTATGCCAAACTCACCGTCTTCGAACAAG ACGAGGTGAAATTCTCGGAGCTCTCGCAGGACATACAAATATCGTCCGGCGGTTCCGTCCTCCTCCGATGCGTGACCTCGTCGATGGTGGAACAGTGTCGATGGTCCCTGACGCCGGTGAACTCGAACACCACGGTGGTCGTGAAACAGTTCCCCGCGTTCGGGACCGAGGCGCGAGACTGCAGCGTCCGATTAAGCCACGCCCTCGCGGAACAGGAAGGACTGTGGACCTGCGGCGCCAGGATACGCGGCAGACAAAACTACACGGACGCGCCGCCAGCGAAGCTGAGCCTCCTGGAACCAG AACCGGTGACAATGGCAGTGTGGGCTGTGCCCCATCAAATGGTCACGCTAGCATGCAAAGTGGAAACTGTGCTATCGGAAGTGCAATGCCACTGGATTTATGCGTCGAAGATTCATATTTATCAAAATATGAGTGGAAACAGAAG ACACAATATTCGAATGAACTATGGTACAGGTCTGTGCACGTTAGAATTTAAGCCCGATCAATCCGATTTGGGACTTTGGACGTGCAAGTTCACTGTACCTAACGAATACGGCGATGCGGAATTGGGCAGCGCGTCTGTCGTTGTGCTAAATAGTTTAGGTG ATGAGAGGCTGGGATGGATAGTAGGCACCTTAACTGCTGTGATTTTGTTTCTGATGATTATTGTAGTTGTCTTAGTGGTTTGTAAAGCGCGTCTATTTGTCTGGAAGTCGACACGTATTTTGGAAACCATACCTCCATCGGAGAAAAAACGTATCTCACGAATAAACGAGGAACGCTATTCGGTGAATCCAACAAAAACTCCTGCTGTACGAATTAATGATAATGATCTAGATACACAAAATGTATCGAGTATTGATAACATTATACCCAACAGAAGTCCCCATTTATATGAAAAAGTTACTAAATATAGAAACCCATCTAAAGTATATGAAAATATTCAAATGTAA